From Tripterygium wilfordii isolate XIE 37 chromosome 16, ASM1340144v1, whole genome shotgun sequence, one genomic window encodes:
- the LOC119980483 gene encoding V-type proton ATPase subunit G 1-like isoform X2, whose protein sequence is MEANRGQNGIQLLLAAEQEAQHIVNAARNAKMARLKQAKEEADKEIAEFRAHMEAEFQRKLAESSGDSGANVKRLEHETEEKINLLKTEAARISQDVVRMLLRHVTTVKN, encoded by the exons ATGGAGGCCAACAGAGGACAGAATGGTATTCAGCTCCTGCTAGCTGCGGAACAAGAAGCTCAGCACATTGTCAATGCTGCCCGAAATG CAAAAATGGCCAGGTTGAAACAGGCAAAGGAAGAGGCTGATAAGGAGATCGCTGAATTCCGTGCTCATATGGAAGCTGAGTTTCAGAGGAAGCTTGCAGAG AGCAGTGGTGATTCTGGTGCTAACGTCAAGCGGTTGGAGCATGAAACAGAGGAGAAGATCAATCTCCTGAAGACGGAGGCAGCAAGAATATCCCAAGATGTTGTACGCATGCTTCTGAGGCACGTGACAACCGTGAAGAATTAG
- the LOC119980483 gene encoding V-type proton ATPase subunit G 1-like isoform X1: protein MLNLSLSLIHLQLAVILQQLHWNIIAMEANRGQNGIQLLLAAEQEAQHIVNAARNAKMARLKQAKEEADKEIAEFRAHMEAEFQRKLAESSGDSGANVKRLEHETEEKINLLKTEAARISQDVVRMLLRHVTTVKN from the exons ATGTTAAATCTTAGCCTTTCGTTGATCCACCTACAACTAGCTGTTATACTACAGCAG CTGCATTGGAATATAATAGCTATGGAGGCCAACAGAGGACAGAATGGTATTCAGCTCCTGCTAGCTGCGGAACAAGAAGCTCAGCACATTGTCAATGCTGCCCGAAATG CAAAAATGGCCAGGTTGAAACAGGCAAAGGAAGAGGCTGATAAGGAGATCGCTGAATTCCGTGCTCATATGGAAGCTGAGTTTCAGAGGAAGCTTGCAGAG AGCAGTGGTGATTCTGGTGCTAACGTCAAGCGGTTGGAGCATGAAACAGAGGAGAAGATCAATCTCCTGAAGACGGAGGCAGCAAGAATATCCCAAGATGTTGTACGCATGCTTCTGAGGCACGTGACAACCGTGAAGAATTAG
- the LOC119980467 gene encoding dual specificity protein kinase splB isoform X1, producing MATEECSPSLYRFLADRCETLEASHARLGDQINELMEYNKKKSEVAVVSKSGWGCVPGFFSDGNPFRSILDSMGNAVHVCSASSGEIIYWNRSAESLFGWRDYEVLGENVFILVDEEYYAPLRKIMERLSSGQVWSGQFPFKKRSGENFMAMVTKSPLHEGNELVGFITVSSDAKVFNSSNSEKTRPYQDRSRLQSFNLKNIQSHPHPQIAPAPHIASSVSNLASKLLSRRHGENDTAASAITRDSEGATTECRYFKLERPGTIAAKVLAKLHIWKEEDKNVRQGDANGASVNNEEVTRAHSPEGSQASIFCCLNAEAKGECPEKIVSPFGAKSAHSKLEDPLPILSFQEVGNELEPGALNLEALPVENEAQRQSDSKRLSSLEDSIGSHGSSSSRGDDESNSMIDCEIQWEDLQVGEEIGQGSYAVVYRGIWNASDVSIKVFFHHEHGNGTFQDYKKEIEIMRSLRHPNVLLFMGAVCSEQRLAIVTEFLPRGSLFRTLHKNNQALDMRRRLRMALDVARGMNYLHHRNPPIIHRDLKSSNLLVDKNWNVKVGDFGLSKWMDATFLTTKSGNGTPQWMAPEVLQNEPSNEKSDVFSFGVILWELMTNKIPWSGLNALQVVGIVGFMNRRLEIPEDIDTQVASIIHACWKSDLKERPSFEEIIQEMTGLIQKFPAASARRSSES from the exons ATGGCCACCGAAGAGTGTTCTCCGAGCCTGTACCGATTTCTTGCGGATCGATGCGAGACTTTGGAGGCGAGTCACGCGAGACTTGGCGACCAAATCAACGAGCTTATGGAGTACAATAAGAAGAAGAGCGAAGTGGCCGTGGTGTCAAAATCTGGTTGGGGATGCGTTCCGGGATTCTTCTCTGACGGAAATCCGTTCAGGAGTATTTTAGACTCCATGGGAAACGCAGTTCATGTGTGCAGTGCTTCCTCTGGGGAGATCATATATTG GAATCGCTCGGCAGAAAGCCTCTTCGGATGGAGGGATTATGAAGTGCTTGGAGAAAATGTATTTATCCTTGTTGATGAAGAGTACTATGCACCTCTGAGGAAAATTATGGAAAGGTTGAGCTCTGGACAAGTATGGTCGGGTCAGTTCCCTTTTAAGAAGAGGTCCGGTGAAAATTTCATGGCAATGGTGACAAAGAGCCCACTGCATGAAGGCAATGAGCTTGTTGGCTTCATCACTGTTTCAAGTGATGCAAAAGTATTTAATAGTTCAAATTCAGAAAAGACTAGACCATATCAAGATCGCAGCCGATTGCAAAGCTTTAACTTGAAAAATATTCAGTCGCACCCACATCCTCAGATTGCACCAGCACCACATATTGCTTCGTCTGTCTCCAATCTG GCTTCAAAACTTCTTTCTCGGAGACATGGAGAAAATGATACTGCGGCGTCCGCGATTACCAGGGATAGCGAGGGCGCTACTACTGAATGTCGATATTTTAAGTTAGAGAGGCCTGGAACAATT GCAGCAAAGGTTTTAGCAAAGCTGCACATCtggaaagaagaagacaaaaatgTTCGACAAGGTGATGCGAATGGTGCTTCAGTTAACAATGAAGAGGTAACTCGGGCTCATTCTCCTGAAGGTTCACAGGCATCCATTTTTTGCTGTCTCAATGCAGAAGCTAAGGGAGAATGCCCAGAGAAAATAGTTTCCCCCTTTGGCGCTAAAAGTGCCCATTCAAAACTAGAAGATCCATTGCCAATACTAAGTTTTCAAGAAGTTGGGAATGAGTTGGAACCAGGAGCACTGAACTTAGAAGCTTTGCCTGTGGAAAATGAAGCACAAAGACAGTCTGACAGTAAAAGGCTTTCAAGTTTAGAAGATAGTATTGGCAGCCATGGAAGTTCTTCAAGCAGAGGAGATGATGAGTCAAACTCAATGATAGATTGTGAGATCCAATGGGAAGACCTACAAGTTGGTGAGGAGATTGGCCAAG GTTCATATGCTGTTGTTTATCGTGGGATTTGGAACGCATCG GATGTTTCTATTAAGGTGTTTTTTCACCATGAACATGGCAATGGAACCTTTCAAGACTACAAAAAAGAG ATTGAGATAATGAGGAGTCTGAGACATCCAAATGTATTGCTGTTCATGGGAGCGGTGTGTTCAGAACAACGGCTAGCCATTGTCACAGAGTTCTTACCCAG GGGAAGCCTTTTTAGAACACTTCATAAGAACAATCAGGCATTGGACATGAGGAGGCGATTGAGGATGGCCCTTGATGTT GCTAGAGGCATGAATTATCTGCATCACAGGAATCCACCAATTATACATAGAGATCTAAAGTCttctaacctgctcgttgatAAGAACTGGAATGTTAAG GTTGGAGACTTTGGCCTTTCAAAATGGATGGATGCAACTTTCTTAACAACAAAATCTGGGAACGGAACA CCTCAGTGGATGGCTCCTGAAGTCCTTCAAAATGAACCTTCAAATGAAAA GTCTGATGTTTTCAGTTTTGGGGTTATTTTATGGGAGCTGATGACAAATAAGATTCCATGGAGCGGCCTAAATGCCTTACAg GTAGTAGGAATTGTTGGCTTCATGAACAGAAGATTAGAGATACCAGAAGACATTGACACCCAAGTAGCATCTATCATCCATGCCTGTTGGAAAAG TGATCTAAAAGAGCGACCGTCATTTGAAGAAATAATCCAGGAAATGACAGGCCTGATACAAAAATTCCCAGCAGCATCAGCTCGAAGGAGCTCAGAATCTTAA
- the LOC119980467 gene encoding serine/threonine-protein kinase PAK 3 isoform X2, whose product MATEECSPSLYRFLADRCETLEASHARLGDQINELMEYNKKKSEVAVVSKSGWGCVPGFFSDGNPFRSILDSMGNAVHVCSASSGEIIYWNRSAESLFGWRDYEVLGENVFILVDEEYYAPLRKIMERLSSGQVWSGQFPFKKRSGENFMAMVTKSPLHEGNELVGFITVSSDAKVFNSSNSEKTRPYQDRSRLQSFNLKNIQSHPHPQIAPAPHIASSVSNLASKLLSRRHGENDTAASAITRDSEGATTECRYFKLERPGTIAAKVLAKLHIWKEEDKNVRQEAKGECPEKIVSPFGAKSAHSKLEDPLPILSFQEVGNELEPGALNLEALPVENEAQRQSDSKRLSSLEDSIGSHGSSSSRGDDESNSMIDCEIQWEDLQVGEEIGQGSYAVVYRGIWNASDVSIKVFFHHEHGNGTFQDYKKEIEIMRSLRHPNVLLFMGAVCSEQRLAIVTEFLPRGSLFRTLHKNNQALDMRRRLRMALDVARGMNYLHHRNPPIIHRDLKSSNLLVDKNWNVKVGDFGLSKWMDATFLTTKSGNGTPQWMAPEVLQNEPSNEKSDVFSFGVILWELMTNKIPWSGLNALQVVGIVGFMNRRLEIPEDIDTQVASIIHACWKSDLKERPSFEEIIQEMTGLIQKFPAASARRSSES is encoded by the exons ATGGCCACCGAAGAGTGTTCTCCGAGCCTGTACCGATTTCTTGCGGATCGATGCGAGACTTTGGAGGCGAGTCACGCGAGACTTGGCGACCAAATCAACGAGCTTATGGAGTACAATAAGAAGAAGAGCGAAGTGGCCGTGGTGTCAAAATCTGGTTGGGGATGCGTTCCGGGATTCTTCTCTGACGGAAATCCGTTCAGGAGTATTTTAGACTCCATGGGAAACGCAGTTCATGTGTGCAGTGCTTCCTCTGGGGAGATCATATATTG GAATCGCTCGGCAGAAAGCCTCTTCGGATGGAGGGATTATGAAGTGCTTGGAGAAAATGTATTTATCCTTGTTGATGAAGAGTACTATGCACCTCTGAGGAAAATTATGGAAAGGTTGAGCTCTGGACAAGTATGGTCGGGTCAGTTCCCTTTTAAGAAGAGGTCCGGTGAAAATTTCATGGCAATGGTGACAAAGAGCCCACTGCATGAAGGCAATGAGCTTGTTGGCTTCATCACTGTTTCAAGTGATGCAAAAGTATTTAATAGTTCAAATTCAGAAAAGACTAGACCATATCAAGATCGCAGCCGATTGCAAAGCTTTAACTTGAAAAATATTCAGTCGCACCCACATCCTCAGATTGCACCAGCACCACATATTGCTTCGTCTGTCTCCAATCTG GCTTCAAAACTTCTTTCTCGGAGACATGGAGAAAATGATACTGCGGCGTCCGCGATTACCAGGGATAGCGAGGGCGCTACTACTGAATGTCGATATTTTAAGTTAGAGAGGCCTGGAACAATT GCAGCAAAGGTTTTAGCAAAGCTGCACATCtggaaagaagaagacaaaaatgTTCGACAAG AAGCTAAGGGAGAATGCCCAGAGAAAATAGTTTCCCCCTTTGGCGCTAAAAGTGCCCATTCAAAACTAGAAGATCCATTGCCAATACTAAGTTTTCAAGAAGTTGGGAATGAGTTGGAACCAGGAGCACTGAACTTAGAAGCTTTGCCTGTGGAAAATGAAGCACAAAGACAGTCTGACAGTAAAAGGCTTTCAAGTTTAGAAGATAGTATTGGCAGCCATGGAAGTTCTTCAAGCAGAGGAGATGATGAGTCAAACTCAATGATAGATTGTGAGATCCAATGGGAAGACCTACAAGTTGGTGAGGAGATTGGCCAAG GTTCATATGCTGTTGTTTATCGTGGGATTTGGAACGCATCG GATGTTTCTATTAAGGTGTTTTTTCACCATGAACATGGCAATGGAACCTTTCAAGACTACAAAAAAGAG ATTGAGATAATGAGGAGTCTGAGACATCCAAATGTATTGCTGTTCATGGGAGCGGTGTGTTCAGAACAACGGCTAGCCATTGTCACAGAGTTCTTACCCAG GGGAAGCCTTTTTAGAACACTTCATAAGAACAATCAGGCATTGGACATGAGGAGGCGATTGAGGATGGCCCTTGATGTT GCTAGAGGCATGAATTATCTGCATCACAGGAATCCACCAATTATACATAGAGATCTAAAGTCttctaacctgctcgttgatAAGAACTGGAATGTTAAG GTTGGAGACTTTGGCCTTTCAAAATGGATGGATGCAACTTTCTTAACAACAAAATCTGGGAACGGAACA CCTCAGTGGATGGCTCCTGAAGTCCTTCAAAATGAACCTTCAAATGAAAA GTCTGATGTTTTCAGTTTTGGGGTTATTTTATGGGAGCTGATGACAAATAAGATTCCATGGAGCGGCCTAAATGCCTTACAg GTAGTAGGAATTGTTGGCTTCATGAACAGAAGATTAGAGATACCAGAAGACATTGACACCCAAGTAGCATCTATCATCCATGCCTGTTGGAAAAG TGATCTAAAAGAGCGACCGTCATTTGAAGAAATAATCCAGGAAATGACAGGCCTGATACAAAAATTCCCAGCAGCATCAGCTCGAAGGAGCTCAGAATCTTAA